From the genome of Pseudonocardia sp. EC080619-01:
GCGTCCGCGAAGGCCCGGACGGTCGCGACGTGCGTCTCGACGTCGGGTCCGGCGCCGAACACCCCGGCCATGTCGTCCTTGCGGACGAACGCGGTCGCGGCCTCGAAGTTCCGCACGTTCGGCAGCTCGGCCTGGACCTTCCAGCCGGTCGGGCCGAAGCGGAACAGCCGGTGCGCGGACTCCAGCGCCTCGTCGACGGTGCCGGCGTGGGCCAGCGGGACCTCGGCGTACCGGGCCCCGGTGCCGCCGGCCGCGGTGTAGGTCTCGATCAGGTCCGTGCGCGGCTCGGTGACGAACAGGGCGTCGCCGAGCTCGGCGGCGATCCGCGCGGCCCGCGGCCCGCCGGCGGCGACCGCGATCTCCGGCCGCGTCTCCGGCAGGTCGAACACCCGGGCGTCCTCGATGGACAGGTACCGGCCGCGGTAGGTGCGGTAGCCGCCCTCCCAGAGCAGACGGATGATCTCCAGCGCCTCGCGGAGCATCTCCTGGCGCACCCCGACGACCGGCCACTCGGCGCCGGTCACGTGCTCGGAGAGCCGCTCCCCCGATCCGACGCCGAGGGTGAACCGGCCGTCGGACAGCAGCGCGGTCGTCGCGGCGGCCTGCGCGACGATCGCCGGGTGGTACCGGATGGTCGGGCAGGTCACCCCGGTGGCGAGCCGGATCCGCTCCGTGCGGGCCGCGATCGCGGCGAGGATCGACCAGGCGAACCCGGAGTGACCGTGGCTCTCCAGCCAGGGGTGGTAGTGGTCGGAGATCTCGACGAAGTCGAAGCCGGCCTCCTCGGCGCGGACGGCCTGGCGGACCATCTCCTGCGGGGAGTAGGCCTCGGCGAAGAGCTTGAAGCCGATCTGCACGGCGGGTTCCTTCCCTGCTGGCTCGCGGATCCGGCCGTGGTTACCCGGGCGGCCGGACGGTCACTCCTGCGGCAACAGGACGATCTTCCCGGCGGTGTGCCGCTGCTCCAGCTCGGTGTAGGCGTCACGCACCGCGGCCAGCGGGTAGGCGCCGGCGATCGGGATCTCCAGCGCGCCGTCGGCCGCCAGGTCGCCGAGCGCGGCCAGGTCCTCCCGGCCCGCGGCGTCCGCGGTGCCCCGGGTGTGCACGCCGTACTCCTCGGCGCCCTCGAAGTCGATGATCGTGTTGATCCGGCCGGCCGGGACGCCGAGCTCCCGGGCCAGTGCGACGTAGCCGCCACCGGCGACGTCCACCCACGCGTGCACCGCGGCCGGCAGGGCGGCCTGCAGGTTCTCCCGGGTCTCCCGGGGAGAACCGCCGTAGGCCACCGGGGTCACCGCCATCTCCCGCAGGCGGGCGTGGTGCCGCTGGGAGGCCACCCCGACGACCTCGACGTCGCGCAGGGTCAGCAGCTGGGCGGCGATCTGCCCGACACCGCCCGCCGCCCCGGAGACGACGACCGTCTCCCCCGGTTCCGGGGCGACCGCCTCGACCGACGCCGTCGCGGCGGCGCCGGCGACGTACAGCGCGCCGGCGGTGGCCGCGTCCAGCCCGGCGGGCCGGTGCAGGACCTGCTCGGAGGGGACGTCGACCCAGGTCGCCTGGGCGGCACGGTCGTCGGTCCAGCCGAAGACGTCCTCGCCCGGCTCGAGCCCCGTCACGCCGTCGCCGACCGCGGCGACGACGCCCGCCCAGTCACTGCCCTGGCCGCTCGGGAAGTCGCTGGGCCAGGTCCCGGCGAAGGCGCCCGCACGGAGCGCGGCCTCCCCGGGGTTGATGCCCGCGGCGTGCACCTCGACCAGGACGCGCCGCGGACCGGGGTCCCCGAACTCGGTGTCGGCCACGTACAGCCGGTCGACGTCGCCGTGGCTGTCGAACCGCACCGTACGGCCGTTGCGTGTACCCATGGACGTCCGGGTTCCCGCTCCGGCCCGCCGGGTCACCGGTGCGCGGCGATGAGTCCCCTCACACCCCCGGGCGCAGCTGCTCGACGGCCGCGGCGACCTCCAGCAGGAACCGGTCGGCGCCGTGCCGCGCGACGATCTGCAGCCCGACGGGCAGCCCGCCGGGTGTCCGGCCGAACGGCACCGAGATCGCCGGGCACCCGGTGACGGTGATCAGGTACGCCGACCGCATCCAGTCCAGGTAGGACTCCATGGGACGGCCGTCGATCTCGGTCGGGAACTCCTGGTCCGCGGGGAACGGCGGCACCTGCGACACGGGAAGCACGAGCACGTCGTGGTCGGCGAAGAACGCGCGCGCGGCGTGCGCGAGCGACGTGCGCTGCCCGTGGGCCCGCGCGACGTCGGCACCGGTCAGCGACGCGCCGGCCCGGATGTTGGCGGCCAGCGTCGCCTTGAACTCGTCCGGGTGCGCGGCGAGGAGCTCACCGAACGCGGCCTGGAAGTGCCAGGCGCGCAGCGTGCGGAAGCACTCGTCGGCCCCGGTCAGGTCGGGCACCGCGGAGCCGACCACGGCGCCGGCCCCGGCCAGCGCGGGCACCGCCGACGACACGACGGCGGCGACGTCCGGGTCGACGGCGAACGCGCCGTCCAGGTCGGTCGACACCGCCACCCGCAGCCCGGCGAGCGGGGCCGGGCGGAGCGGGGGTGCGAACGCCGCACCGGGGTCGCCGAGCGCGTGCGGCGCGCGCGGGTCCGGCCCGGCCAGCACCGACAGCAGCAGCGCGAGATCACCGGCCGAGCGCGCCATCGGGCCCCCGGTCGCGGTGGTCTCCCACATGTTCTGCGCGGGCCACGCCGGCACCCGGCCCAGTGACGGGCGGAGCCCCACCACCCCGCAGAACGACGCCGGGTTGCGCAGCGAGCCACCCATGTCCGAACCGTCGGCCAGCGGCACCATCCCGGACGCCAGCGCGCACGCCGCCCCGCCGGACGAGCCCCCGGCCGAGCGGGACGGGTCGTGCGGGTTGCGCGTCGTCCCGAAGACCCGGTTGAAGGTGTGCGAGCCGGCGGCGAACTCCGGCACGTTCGTCTTCCCGATCGGGACCGCACCGGCCCGCCGGATCCGCTCGACGATCAGGTCGTCGGCGTCCGGGACGTGCTCGGCGAACAGCGGCGAGCCCGAGGTGGTGCGCCAGCCCGCGGCGGCGTGGGTGTCCTTGAAGGCGAACGGCAGCCCGTGCAGCGGGCCGACGTCCGCGCCCGAGGCGAGCCGCTCGTCGGCGGCGGCCGCGCCGGCCCGGGCCCGCTCCGGGTCGAGGGAGACGATCGCGTTCAGCTCCGGGTTCCGCTCGGCGATCCGGTCGAGGTGCAGCTCCAGCAGCTCGCGCGCCGAGATCTCGCGGGCGCGCAGCGCGGCGGCCTGCTCCTGAGCGCCCGAGTCGGCCGTGAGCCGGTCGGAGGCGTTCCCGCTGGTCGTCATCGAGCGCTCCCGGGGGTGTCGCGGGCGGGGTAGGGGTGGAGCACAGCATGACTCGCCGGGCCCGCGAGCGGCACCGGCCGTGACCGTCCCCACCGGACGACCCTGGCGTCGTGACACCATTCCGGAACGGAACGCCGGGAATTGCGTGCCGCATTCCGCGACCCGTTCTCGGAGTGGTACGACAATGACCCCGATCCATTCCAGGAGCCGCGTCGGACATCCGGCCGATCCGACGACGCTGCTGCTGAGAGGGTTCGTCGATAAGGCGACCCTGACCGGGACACGGTTCCGTCCCCCGTTGCTACGTGCGCCGGACCCGATCGGTTCACCACTTTGCGAGTGACACTTACCACCGGCTTCCCCGGCATTTTCCGACCACTTTCGTGGGTAGCCGGACCCCATGACGGACGTGCACAACCGGCCGGCTCCCGCGGACGGAGCCGACGGTCGCGATGATCATGGCGGGCCGGGCGGCCCCCGGGTGATCCGCCGGGATCTCCCGTTCCGGCCGTCCCCCCGCCCCCGGACGGCGATCGACGAGCGGGTCCTCGTACCCGGCGACTCGCTCGCCCCGCCGCGCACCCGGCCCGGGGAGCAGCTCGCCGAGGTCTTCGAGGAGGCCGTGGACGCCCACCCCGGCTCCGTGGCCGTCGACACCGGCGACACGCAGCTCACCTACCGCGAGCTCGACGCCCGTGCCGACCGGCTCGCCCGCCACCTCCACGCCCGCGGGACGGGCCCCGGCGACGTCGTCGGCCTGCTGCTCGACGACCCGGTGGAGACCTACACCGCCCTGCTCGCGGTCCTGAAGACCGGCGCCACGTACGTCCCGCTCGACGCCGGCTTCCCCGCCGACCGGATCGCCCACATCCTCGACGACTCGTCCGCCGGGCTGCTGCTCGCGACGACGTCGGCCCTGGACGCCGTCGGTGACGCGATCGACGGCGACGTCGAGATCCTCCGCGTCGCCGGGGAGGGCTCGGCCGCCGAGGAGATCGCGCGCCGGCCCGCCGAGCGGCTCGGCACCGACGACCGCCGCGACGGCGGGGAGCACCCCGCCTACCTGATCTACACGTCCGGCTCGACCGGGCGGCCCAAGGGCGTGGTGATCTCCCACCCGGCGATCTGCAACTTCGTCCGGGTCGCGGCCGACGAGTACGGCGTGCTCCCGGACGACCGTATGTACCAGGGCCTCACGCTCGCGTTCGACTTCTCGGTCGAGGAGATCTGGACGTCGTTCCTGGTCGGCGCGACCCTCGTCCCGAAGCCCGCCGGGGTCTCGCTGGTCGGCGAGGACCTGCACGCCTTCCTCGCCGAGCAGCGGATCACCGCCCTGTGCTGCGTCCCGACGCTGCTCGCGACGCTCGACGACGACCTCGACGACCTCCGCTTCCTGCTCGTCTCCGGCGAGGCGTGCCCGCAGGACCTGGTGCGCCGCTGGCACACCGGGGACCGCCGGTTCCTCAACGTCTACGGCCCCACCGAGGCCACCGTGACCGCGACCTGGACCGAGCTCCACCCGGACCGCCCGGTGACGATCGGCGAGCCGCTGCCGACCTACGCGGTACTGGTCCTCGACCCCGAGGACCCCACCCGGGTCCTGCCGTTCGGCGAGACCGGTGAGATCGCGATCGCCGGCGCCGGCCTGGCCGACGGCTACCTGAACCGGGACGACAAGACCGCCGCCGCGTTCGTCGCGTGCCCGGTCGAGCTGCCGGGGAACCCGTCCGGCCTGGTCTACCGGACCGGGGACCTCGGCCGCGTCGACGACGACGGCGAGATCGAGTACCGGGGCCGGATCGACCTGCAGGTCAAGATCCGCGGCTACCGGATCGAGCTCGCCGAGATCGAGGCCGTCCTGCTGGAGCACCCGTCGGTCGCGATGGCCGTCGTCGACACCCACGATCCGGGCGGCGGGAAGGAGCTGGTGGCCTGGTACAGCCTGGTCAGCGGTGCCGACCACCCGGACGACCTGCAGGATCGGCTGCGCGACCGGCTGCCGTCCTACATGGTGCCCACCTACCTGGAGCACCTCGACCGGATCCCGATGACCACCAGCGACAAGGCGGACCGTGCGAACCTGCCCGCCCCGGCCGGGGGCCGGGTGCGGGCGTCCGGCCCGGTCGTCGCGCCGGAGTCCGACGTCGAGCGCGGACTGGTCGAGGAGCTCGCCGGCGCGCTCGGCGTGGAGCCCGGCGAGATCTCGGTGACCGCGCACCTGTTCGACGAGCTCGGCGCGACGTCGCTGCTCATGGCCGGTGTCGCGGCGTCCGTCCGTCGTCGCGACGACCTGCCGCCGGTGAGCGCGCGCGACGTCTACCGGAATCCGACCGTCCGCGATCTCGCCGCCGCGGTCGGCGACGCCCCGCCGGTCACCGCCGCCGCGACCGACGTCGAGCCGGTCCGGCCGCGGCCGGTCGCGCACGCCCTCACCGGGCTCGCGCACCTGGCCCTCCTGCTGGCCGCCGGGTTCGCGACGGCCGCCGTCGTCACCCTGGGCTACGGCTGGGTGTCGGCGGCGCCGGACACCGCCGGGACCGCGGCCCGGGCCGGGGGCCTCGCCGCCGGCCTGCTGGCCGGGGTCGCGCTCCTGCCGGTGCTGGCGAAGTGGACGCTGATCGGCCGGTTCACCGAGCGCACCGTCCCGCTGTGGGGCCTCACGCACCTCCGGTTCTGGGTCGTGTCGACGCTGATCCGCACCAGCCCGGTCGTCCTGCTGGCCGGGACCCCCGTGTTCACCCTGTGGCTGCGGCTGCTCGGTGCCCGGATCGGCCGGGGCAGCACCTGGTTCGGCGCCGTGCCGGTCGCGACCGATCTCGTCCGCACCGGTGAGCGCACCCTGGTGCACCCGGAGGCGTCGCTGCAGGGCTACCGGGCCGTGCCGGGCGCGCTGGAGTTCGGCCCCGTCGACGTCGGCGACGACTGCGTCGTCGGCGAGGCGGGCGTGCTGGACGTGCGGACCCGGATGGGGGACGGCGCCCAGCTCGGTCACGCCTCCGCGCTGCGGCCCGGCGTCACCGTCCCGGCCGGCGAGGTCTGGCACGGGTCCCCGGCCGGACCGTCCGGTTCGGACTACCGGACCGTGACGCCGGTCGGCGCGGGCCGGGTCCGCCGCGCGGTCTACGGCACGGTGCTGGCCGCGCTGCTGTGGGCGGTCGTCAGCGCGGTGCTCGCGGTCGTCGTGACCGTCTACGCGAGGTTCGCGCCGCAGGTCACGGCCCTGATCGGCGCGCAGGCCGGGGAACGGTGGTGGTACCTCGGGGTCGGCGTCGTGGCCGTCATGACGCTGGTCGTGCTCGCGCTGGCCGTCGGCGTGGCCGCCGTGCTGGCGCTGCCGCGGCTGGCGGGGCTGCTGGTGCCCGTCGACCGGACCTTCCCGCTGTACGGCGTCCGGCACGTCGCCCAGCAGGTCGTCACCGGTGTGTCCAACGCACGGTTCCTCGTCCTGCTGCTCGGCGACAGCTCCTTCATCACCGGCTACCTGAGGGGGCTCGGCTACGACCTCGGCGACCTCCACCAGACCGGGTCGAACTTCGGCACCCAGCTGCGCCAGGAGTCGCCGCGGTTCGTGCACGTCGGGCGGGGCACGATGGTGTCCGACGGCCTGCGGATGATGAACACCGACCTGTCGCACGACTCGTTCCGGATCCGCCCGGTGCGACTGGGTGCGGACAACTTCGTCGGCAACGACGTCCACCTCCCGCCGGACGCCCGCACCGGCGACGACGTGCTCCTCGCGACCAAGGTCATGGTCCCGACGGACGGGCCGGTGCGGTCCGGCGTCGGGCTGCTCGGCTCGCCGCCGATGGAGATCCCGCGCTCCGGTGCGGGCCCGCACCCGAACACACCGGCCACCGAGGACGAGCGGCTGCGGCGGCTGCGGTCGAAGAACCGCTACAACGCCTCGACCGTGCTGGCCACGGTGCTGCTGCGGGCGTTCGGCGCCGCCGCGGCGCTGCTGCCGGTGGGCCTCTCGGTCGCCCTCTGGCCGACCTGGGGCCTGTGGGCGCTCGGCCCGGCGGTGTTCCTCGGCCCGCTGCTGCTGATGCTGTGGTCGGCCCTGCTCGAGCGGGCCACGCTGGGCTTCCGGGCGCTGGAGCCGCGCACCGCGTCGATCTACGACCGCTACTTCTGGTTCCACGAGCGGCTGTGGAAGTTCTACGTCCGGCCGGTCCTGGGCGGCAGCCCGCTGCTGGTCTGGCGGAACCGGGTCGCGGGCCTGACCGCAGGCCGCCGGGTGTTCGACGACGGCGCGTCCCTGCCGGAGAAGAGCCTCGTCACGGTCGGCGACGACGCCGTCCTCAACGCCGGGTCGGTCGTGCAGTGCCACTCCCTGGAGGACGGGCGGTTCGAGTCCGGCCGGTCCCGGATCGGCGACGGCGCCTGCGTCGGGGTGCGCGCGTTCGTGCACCACTCCACCGAGGTGGGCGACGGCGCGACGCTGGCCGCCGACTCCTTCCTGCTCAAGGGCGAGCAGGTCGGGGCGGGCGAGCACTGGGGCGGCAACCCCGCCGAGCCGGAGCGGCCCGGGGCCGTGGACACGTCCGGCACCGGGGACGACGCCGGGGACGACTTCCTGGCCCGGGTGCAGGAGCGGTTCGACGCGACGGACCCGGACGCGACGGTCGCGTCGCTCGCGGTGCTGGGCGTTCTGGCGGACCGGATGCCTCCCGCGGAGCGCACCGCGCTGGCCCGCCGGCTGCCCGGGGAGCTGCGCTCGCGCATCCCGGTGCTCGCGGAGCCCGACGCGCCCGGGCCGGAACCGGCGGTCCCCGACCAGCGGTCCGCCGGCTGAGCCGGGTCCGCGTCGACCGCCCGGCGCCGCGGACCGGTTGTGCGAAATTCAGTTGTGCACCATTGACGCGCCCCGCTCCGGCCGGGACCGTAGGTGTGACCGCCGCCACGCGGTCACCGTCCCGGACCCGCCGCCCTACACCGGAGTGGAGCAGCACATGACCGAGCAGT
Proteins encoded in this window:
- a CDS encoding TIGR03557 family F420-dependent LLM class oxidoreductase gives rise to the protein MQIGFKLFAEAYSPQEMVRQAVRAEEAGFDFVEISDHYHPWLESHGHSGFAWSILAAIAARTERIRLATGVTCPTIRYHPAIVAQAAATTALLSDGRFTLGVGSGERLSEHVTGAEWPVVGVRQEMLREALEIIRLLWEGGYRTYRGRYLSIEDARVFDLPETRPEIAVAAGGPRAARIAAELGDALFVTEPRTDLIETYTAAGGTGARYAEVPLAHAGTVDEALESAHRLFRFGPTGWKVQAELPNVRNFEAATAFVRKDDMAGVFGAGPDVETHVATVRAFADAGYDRLALISAGPDVEEFFAFWEKELSGRLRAL
- a CDS encoding amidase, which encodes MTTSGNASDRLTADSGAQEQAAALRAREISARELLELHLDRIAERNPELNAIVSLDPERARAGAAAADERLASGADVGPLHGLPFAFKDTHAAAGWRTTSGSPLFAEHVPDADDLIVERIRRAGAVPIGKTNVPEFAAGSHTFNRVFGTTRNPHDPSRSAGGSSGGAACALASGMVPLADGSDMGGSLRNPASFCGVVGLRPSLGRVPAWPAQNMWETTATGGPMARSAGDLALLLSVLAGPDPRAPHALGDPGAAFAPPLRPAPLAGLRVAVSTDLDGAFAVDPDVAAVVSSAVPALAGAGAVVGSAVPDLTGADECFRTLRAWHFQAAFGELLAAHPDEFKATLAANIRAGASLTGADVARAHGQRTSLAHAARAFFADHDVLVLPVSQVPPFPADQEFPTEIDGRPMESYLDWMRSAYLITVTGCPAISVPFGRTPGGLPVGLQIVARHGADRFLLEVAAAVEQLRPGV
- a CDS encoding NADP-dependent oxidoreductase, with product MGTRNGRTVRFDSHGDVDRLYVADTEFGDPGPRRVLVEVHAAGINPGEAALRAGAFAGTWPSDFPSGQGSDWAGVVAAVGDGVTGLEPGEDVFGWTDDRAAQATWVDVPSEQVLHRPAGLDAATAGALYVAGAAATASVEAVAPEPGETVVVSGAAGGVGQIAAQLLTLRDVEVVGVASQRHHARLREMAVTPVAYGGSPRETRENLQAALPAAVHAWVDVAGGGYVALARELGVPAGRINTIIDFEGAEEYGVHTRGTADAAGREDLAALGDLAADGALEIPIAGAYPLAAVRDAYTELEQRHTAGKIVLLPQE
- a CDS encoding Pls/PosA family non-ribosomal peptide synthetase, whose protein sequence is MTDVHNRPAPADGADGRDDHGGPGGPRVIRRDLPFRPSPRPRTAIDERVLVPGDSLAPPRTRPGEQLAEVFEEAVDAHPGSVAVDTGDTQLTYRELDARADRLARHLHARGTGPGDVVGLLLDDPVETYTALLAVLKTGATYVPLDAGFPADRIAHILDDSSAGLLLATTSALDAVGDAIDGDVEILRVAGEGSAAEEIARRPAERLGTDDRRDGGEHPAYLIYTSGSTGRPKGVVISHPAICNFVRVAADEYGVLPDDRMYQGLTLAFDFSVEEIWTSFLVGATLVPKPAGVSLVGEDLHAFLAEQRITALCCVPTLLATLDDDLDDLRFLLVSGEACPQDLVRRWHTGDRRFLNVYGPTEATVTATWTELHPDRPVTIGEPLPTYAVLVLDPEDPTRVLPFGETGEIAIAGAGLADGYLNRDDKTAAAFVACPVELPGNPSGLVYRTGDLGRVDDDGEIEYRGRIDLQVKIRGYRIELAEIEAVLLEHPSVAMAVVDTHDPGGGKELVAWYSLVSGADHPDDLQDRLRDRLPSYMVPTYLEHLDRIPMTTSDKADRANLPAPAGGRVRASGPVVAPESDVERGLVEELAGALGVEPGEISVTAHLFDELGATSLLMAGVAASVRRRDDLPPVSARDVYRNPTVRDLAAAVGDAPPVTAAATDVEPVRPRPVAHALTGLAHLALLLAAGFATAAVVTLGYGWVSAAPDTAGTAARAGGLAAGLLAGVALLPVLAKWTLIGRFTERTVPLWGLTHLRFWVVSTLIRTSPVVLLAGTPVFTLWLRLLGARIGRGSTWFGAVPVATDLVRTGERTLVHPEASLQGYRAVPGALEFGPVDVGDDCVVGEAGVLDVRTRMGDGAQLGHASALRPGVTVPAGEVWHGSPAGPSGSDYRTVTPVGAGRVRRAVYGTVLAALLWAVVSAVLAVVVTVYARFAPQVTALIGAQAGERWWYLGVGVVAVMTLVVLALAVGVAAVLALPRLAGLLVPVDRTFPLYGVRHVAQQVVTGVSNARFLVLLLGDSSFITGYLRGLGYDLGDLHQTGSNFGTQLRQESPRFVHVGRGTMVSDGLRMMNTDLSHDSFRIRPVRLGADNFVGNDVHLPPDARTGDDVLLATKVMVPTDGPVRSGVGLLGSPPMEIPRSGAGPHPNTPATEDERLRRLRSKNRYNASTVLATVLLRAFGAAAALLPVGLSVALWPTWGLWALGPAVFLGPLLLMLWSALLERATLGFRALEPRTASIYDRYFWFHERLWKFYVRPVLGGSPLLVWRNRVAGLTAGRRVFDDGASLPEKSLVTVGDDAVLNAGSVVQCHSLEDGRFESGRSRIGDGACVGVRAFVHHSTEVGDGATLAADSFLLKGEQVGAGEHWGGNPAEPERPGAVDTSGTGDDAGDDFLARVQERFDATDPDATVASLAVLGVLADRMPPAERTALARRLPGELRSRIPVLAEPDAPGPEPAVPDQRSAG